One genomic window of Quercus robur chromosome 6, dhQueRobu3.1, whole genome shotgun sequence includes the following:
- the LOC126690426 gene encoding DNA mismatch repair protein MLH3 isoform X3 has protein sequence MRSINPLPEAVRSSVRSGIILFDITRVVEELVFNSLDAGATKVSVYVGVGTCYVKVVDDGSGITRDGLVLLGERYATSKFHQLADMDVASGCFGFRGEALASISDVSLLEIVTKAYGRPNGYRKVIKGCKCLYLEIDDDRKNVGTTVTVRDLFYNQPVRRKYMQSSPKKVLHSVKKCVLRIALVYLQVSFKVVDSESGDELLCTHPSSPLSLLTSGFGIESDSFHELNASDGTLKLSGFISGPCDGFGIKAFQYVSDINSRFVCKGPIHKLLNQLATRFECLDSWAVNDGSQNRKRSRSQAYPAYILNLICPRSLYDLIFEPSKTYVEFKDWGPILAFTEKAIQRFWKDNLAFGDSISHATDIIRKDKMWREVDDIISAEEDFLEVDFSETSEIAKKKCRIQNHKASIDIFSSPSEMLTKEVNLLSHTHNRIPSGNLQKISAEFKEQQVEMGFVCQKDYALQSWDGLEAKSIPTVSCRYDNHLLKSDNNSLSMEGHFLENRFNDNVEENSLSSACGVQSLKVVPDVDIESAGRALSCDFFSRDIKRPLLQGCSSQQRLPLERSLFANDEGFEFQRNGSMTDWKQAGAHDKVNILEVEGSNHTFDFLSRSLWQDEASCSQVFTREITKCELPREFDFSSRAYVKSDPSFGEHFIEDVLESDSLTQIANFGSGKWTSNSDWCCPTSDPLFQATPWDVEHFKDKNAPVVSFHSGESTGYGHFVDNRKRGCKSSYDIMSKVSSLENGTSSGTYSKLEFNGISDSSRDFCEFLQRDNQDCRFPDILPDETDWLYLNSCAKDKDIDKYKGQRDSTRYQDCEQDHVPKERSRSHSAPPFYRRKRRFFSLNHPEGKPDAKTFDNALTYPEADKLKHAKQPSGISHLISKPNSVEHLLSEARPDMEKKMAGISDLKEIEGEKYGQSHYLDIQDTIPVKVSNSKETQDSMDSWSKWQNCSSQITNKNRSCGVHDESKILDISSGFLHLASDSLIPKSINKNCLGNAKVLQQVDKKFIPVVAGGTLAVIDQHAADERIRLEELRKKVLSGEAKTRSYLDVEQELSLPENAYQLLQYYAEEIKDWGWICNIYGQDSRSFKRNLNILHRRPTAVTLIAVPNILGVNLSDVDLLEFLQQLADTDGSSTIPPSVLRILNMKACRECSLIVEELKKTSLCFQCAHGRPTTVPLVNLEALRKQVAKVGFLGDSSSELWHGLRRQKLSIERAAQRLSSARG, from the exons ATGAGGAGCATCAATCCCTTGCCAGAGGCAGTTCGGAGTTCAGTGCGTTCCGGCATCATCCTCTTCGACATCACTAGGGTTGTGGAAGAGCTCGTTTTTAACAGCCTCGATGCCGGTGCCACAAAG GTATCAGTTTATGTAGGGGTTGGCACGTGTTATGTGAAAGTGGTGGATGATG GATCCGGTATTACTCGGGATGGATTGGTTTTGTTGGGAGAAAGATATG CAACATCAAAGTTTCACCAGTTGGCTGATATGGATGTTGCAAGTGGGTGCTTTGGCTTTCGTGGAGAAGCATTGGCTTCCATTTCTGATGTCTCATTGTTGGAAATTGTAACAAAAGCATATGGGAGGCCAAATGGATATCGTAAAGTCATTAAG GGATGCAAGTGTTTATATCTTGAAATTGATGATGACAGGAAGAATGTAGGCACCACAG TTACTGTTCGTGATTTATTTTACAACCAGCCAGTTCGGAGGAAATATATGCAATCCAG CCCCAAGAAGGTGTTGCACTCAGTCAAGAAATGTGTACTTAGGATTGCCCTTGTCTACTTGCAAGTTTCCTTCAAAGTTGTTGATAGTGAAAG TGGGGACGAACTTCTTTGCACTCATCCTTCTTCTCCTTTGTCACTATTGACAAGTGGGTTTGGGATTGAGTCTGACTCTTTTCATGAATTGAATGCTAGTGATGGTACACTGAAGCTTTCTGGCTTCATATCCGGTCCATGTGATGGTTTCGGAATCAAG GCCTTTCAATATGTCT CAGATATTAACTCGCGGTTCGTTTGCAAAGGTCCAATTCACAAACTGCTGAATCAACTGGCCACTAGGTTTGAGTGTTTGGATTCATGGGCAGTCAATGATGGGTCCCAAAACAGGAAGAGAAGTAGGTCTCAAGCATACCCAGCTTATATTTTGAATCTAATTTGCCCTCGATCTCTCTATGATTTAATCTTTGAACCATCAAAGACATATGTTGAGTTCAAG GATTGGGGTCCTATACTTGCCTTCACTGAGAAGGCCATTCAACGATTTTGGAAGGACAATCTAGCTTTTG GGGACTCCATTAGTCATGCAACTGATATAATAAGAAAGGACAAAATGTGGAGGGAAGTTGATGATATCATATCAGCAGAAGAAG attttcttgaagtagaTTTTTCAGAAACCTCTGAAATTGCAAAAAAGAAGTGCAGGATCCAAAATCATAAAGCTTCTATTGACATTTTCTCTTCACCTTCAGAGATGCTAACGAAAGAGGTCAACCTTTTGTCTCACACACACAATAGAATTCCTTCTGGGAACTTGCAGAAAATTTCTGCTGAATTTAAAGAGCAACAAGTTGAGATGGGATTTGTTTGTCAAAAGGATTATGCTTTACAGTCATGGGATGGTCTTGAGGCCAAATCTATACCCACAGTGTCATGTAGGTATGACAACCATCTGTTGAAATCTGATAACAATTCTTTATCCATGGAAGGTCATTTCTTGGAAAATAGATTCAATGATAATGTGGAGGAAAATAGTTTAAGTTCAGCATGTGGAGTTCAGTCCCTTAAAGTTGTTCCAGATGTTGACATTGAATCAGCAGGGCGTGCATTATCTTGTGACTTTTTTAGCAGGGATATAAAAAGACCTTTGCTGCAGGGTTGCTCTTCACAACAACGCCTGCCACTTGAAAGGTCTTTGTTTGCAAATGATGaaggatttgaatttcaaaGAAATGGCTCCATGACTGACTGGAAGCAAGCAGGTGCTCATGACAAAGTTAATATTCTAGAAGTTGAGGGCAGCAACCATACTTTTGATTTCCTTTCGAGGAGCTTGTGGCAAGATGAGGCATCATGCTCTCAGGTCTTCACCAGAGAAATTACAAAATGTGAATTGCCTAGAGAATTTGATTTTTCGTCCAGAGCTTATGTAAAGTCAGATCCATCTTTTGGAGAACATTTCATTGAAGATGTTCTTGAATCTGATTCACTCACACAAATAGCAAACTTTGGCTCTGGTAAATGGACCTCAAATTCAGACTGGTGTTGCCCGACCTCAGATCCCTTATTTCAAGCTACACCATGGGATGTTGAGCattttaaggataaaaatgCCCCTGTAGTGAGTTTTCACTCAGGTGAAAGCACTGGTTATGGGCATTTTGTGGATAACAGAAAAAGGGGCTGCAAATCTAGTTATGATATCATGTCAAAGGTCTCCAGCCTGGAAAATGGCACCTCAAGTGGTACATATAGCAAATTAGAATTTAATGGTATTTCTGATTCTAGTAGAGATTTCTGCGAATTCCTTCAAAGAGACAATCAAGATTGTAGATTTCCAGATATATTACCAGATGAGACAGACTGGTTATATCTGAACTCGTGTGCTAAAGATAAAGATATTGATAAGTATAAAGGCCAAAGGGATTCAACGAGATATCAAGATTGTGAACAGGATCATGTTCCTAAAGAAAGATCAAGAAGCCATTCAGCTCCACCATTTTACAGAAGAAAAAGGAGGTTCTTTTCCTTAAATCATCCTGAAGGAAAACCTGATGCCAAAACCTTTGATAATGCCCTTACCTATCCAG AAGCAGACAAGTTGAAGCATGCAAAACAACCTTCTGGTATTTCTCATTTAATTTCTAAGCCGAATTCTGTGGAGCATTTGTTGTCAGAGGCTAG ACCAGATATGGAGAAGAAGATGGCAGGCATTTCAGACCTGAAGGAGATTGAAGGAGAAAAGTATGGACAGTCCCATTATCTTGACATTCAAGATACCATTCCAGTTAAAG TCTCCAACTCAAAGGAAACTCAAGATTCGATGGATTCATGGTCCAAATGGCAGAATTGCTCTTCCCAGATAACA AACAAAAATAGATCATGTGGTGTTCATGATGAAAGTAAAATTCTTGACATCTCTTCGGGATTCTTGCATCTTGCCAGTGATTCATTAATTCCTAAATCTATCAACAAGAACTGCCTGGGTAATGCCAAAGTTCTTCAGCAGGTGGATAAGAAATTCATTCCAGTTGTGGCTGGTGGAACACTTGCCGTTATTGACCAG CATGCTGCAGATGAAAGGATCCGACTGGAAGAACTGCGAAAGAAG GTGTTATCTGGAGAGGCAAAGACAAGAAGTTATCTTGATGTTGAACAAGAGTTG TCACTGCCAGAGAATGCCTATCAGTTACTGCAATATTATGCTGAAGAGATAAAAGATTGGGGTTGGATCTGCAACATTTATGGTCAAGATTCAAGGTCTTTCAAGAG GAATTTGAATATTCTCCACAGGCGGCCAACAGCTGTCACACTTATTGCG GTACCCAACATTTTAGGTGTCAATTTATCTGATGTAGATCTTTTGGAATTTCTTCAGCAG CTTGCTGATACAGATGGATCCTCAACAATACCTCCTTCAGTTCTTCGAATCCTTAATATGAAAGCATGCAGAG AATGCTCCCTCATCGTTGAAGAGCTAAAGAAGACCTCACTTTGTtttcaa TGTGCTCATGGACGTCCCACAACTGTCCCTCTTGTCAACTTGGAGGCCTTGCGCAAGCAGGTAGCTAAGGTCGGATTTTTGGGTGATAGTTCAAGTGAGTTGTGGCATGGTTTACGTCGACAAAAACTCAGTATTGAACGTGCGGCACAGCGGTTAAGTTCTGCAAGAGGTTAG
- the LOC126690426 gene encoding DNA mismatch repair protein MLH3 isoform X2, giving the protein MRSINPLPEAVRSSVRSGIILFDITRVVEELVFNSLDAGATKVSVYVGVGTCYVKVVDDGSGITRDGLVLLGERYATSKFHQLADMDVASGCFGFRGEALASISDVSLLEIVTKAYGRPNGYRKVIKGCKCLYLEIDDDRKNVGTTVTVRDLFYNQPVRRKYMQSSPKKVLHSVKKCVLRIALVYLQVSFKVVDSESGDELLCTHPSSPLSLLTSGFGIESDSFHELNASDGTLKLSGFISGPCDGFGIKAFQYVYINSRFVCKGPIHKLLNQLATRFECLDSWAVNDGSQNRKRSRSQAYPAYILNLICPRSLYDLIFEPSKTYVEFKDWGPILAFTEKAIQRFWKDNLAFGDSISHATDIIRKDKMWREVDDIISAEEDFLEVDFSETSEIAKKKCRIQNHKASIDIFSSPSEMLTKEVNLLSHTHNRIPSGNLQKISAEFKEQQVEMGFVCQKDYALQSWDGLEAKSIPTVSCRYDNHLLKSDNNSLSMEGHFLENRFNDNVEENSLSSACGVQSLKVVPDVDIESAGRALSCDFFSRDIKRPLLQGCSSQQRLPLERSLFANDEGFEFQRNGSMTDWKQAGAHDKVNILEVEGSNHTFDFLSRSLWQDEASCSQVFTREITKCELPREFDFSSRAYVKSDPSFGEHFIEDVLESDSLTQIANFGSGKWTSNSDWCCPTSDPLFQATPWDVEHFKDKNAPVVSFHSGESTGYGHFVDNRKRGCKSSYDIMSKVSSLENGTSSGTYSKLEFNGISDSSRDFCEFLQRDNQDCRFPDILPDETDWLYLNSCAKDKDIDKYKGQRDSTRYQDCEQDHVPKERSRSHSAPPFYRRKRRFFSLNHPEGKPDAKTFDNALTYPEADKLKHAKQPSGISHLISKPNSVEHLLSEARPDMEKKMAGISDLKEIEGEKYGQSHYLDIQDTIPVKVSNSKETQDSMDSWSKWQNCSSQITNKNRSCGVHDESKILDISSGFLHLASDSLIPKSINKNCLGNAKVLQQVDKKFIPVVAGGTLAVIDQHAADERIRLEELRKKVLSGEAKTRSYLDVEQELSLPENAYQLLQYYAEEIKDWGWICNIYGQDSRSFKRNLNILHRRPTAVTLIAVPNILGVNLSDVDLLEFLQQLADTDGSSTIPPSVLRILNMKACRGAIMFGDSLLLSECSLIVEELKKTSLCFQCAHGRPTTVPLVNLEALRKQVAKVGFLGDSSSELWHGLRRQKLSIERAAQRLSSARG; this is encoded by the exons ATGAGGAGCATCAATCCCTTGCCAGAGGCAGTTCGGAGTTCAGTGCGTTCCGGCATCATCCTCTTCGACATCACTAGGGTTGTGGAAGAGCTCGTTTTTAACAGCCTCGATGCCGGTGCCACAAAG GTATCAGTTTATGTAGGGGTTGGCACGTGTTATGTGAAAGTGGTGGATGATG GATCCGGTATTACTCGGGATGGATTGGTTTTGTTGGGAGAAAGATATG CAACATCAAAGTTTCACCAGTTGGCTGATATGGATGTTGCAAGTGGGTGCTTTGGCTTTCGTGGAGAAGCATTGGCTTCCATTTCTGATGTCTCATTGTTGGAAATTGTAACAAAAGCATATGGGAGGCCAAATGGATATCGTAAAGTCATTAAG GGATGCAAGTGTTTATATCTTGAAATTGATGATGACAGGAAGAATGTAGGCACCACAG TTACTGTTCGTGATTTATTTTACAACCAGCCAGTTCGGAGGAAATATATGCAATCCAG CCCCAAGAAGGTGTTGCACTCAGTCAAGAAATGTGTACTTAGGATTGCCCTTGTCTACTTGCAAGTTTCCTTCAAAGTTGTTGATAGTGAAAG TGGGGACGAACTTCTTTGCACTCATCCTTCTTCTCCTTTGTCACTATTGACAAGTGGGTTTGGGATTGAGTCTGACTCTTTTCATGAATTGAATGCTAGTGATGGTACACTGAAGCTTTCTGGCTTCATATCCGGTCCATGTGATGGTTTCGGAATCAAG GCCTTTCAATATGTCT ATATTAACTCGCGGTTCGTTTGCAAAGGTCCAATTCACAAACTGCTGAATCAACTGGCCACTAGGTTTGAGTGTTTGGATTCATGGGCAGTCAATGATGGGTCCCAAAACAGGAAGAGAAGTAGGTCTCAAGCATACCCAGCTTATATTTTGAATCTAATTTGCCCTCGATCTCTCTATGATTTAATCTTTGAACCATCAAAGACATATGTTGAGTTCAAG GATTGGGGTCCTATACTTGCCTTCACTGAGAAGGCCATTCAACGATTTTGGAAGGACAATCTAGCTTTTG GGGACTCCATTAGTCATGCAACTGATATAATAAGAAAGGACAAAATGTGGAGGGAAGTTGATGATATCATATCAGCAGAAGAAG attttcttgaagtagaTTTTTCAGAAACCTCTGAAATTGCAAAAAAGAAGTGCAGGATCCAAAATCATAAAGCTTCTATTGACATTTTCTCTTCACCTTCAGAGATGCTAACGAAAGAGGTCAACCTTTTGTCTCACACACACAATAGAATTCCTTCTGGGAACTTGCAGAAAATTTCTGCTGAATTTAAAGAGCAACAAGTTGAGATGGGATTTGTTTGTCAAAAGGATTATGCTTTACAGTCATGGGATGGTCTTGAGGCCAAATCTATACCCACAGTGTCATGTAGGTATGACAACCATCTGTTGAAATCTGATAACAATTCTTTATCCATGGAAGGTCATTTCTTGGAAAATAGATTCAATGATAATGTGGAGGAAAATAGTTTAAGTTCAGCATGTGGAGTTCAGTCCCTTAAAGTTGTTCCAGATGTTGACATTGAATCAGCAGGGCGTGCATTATCTTGTGACTTTTTTAGCAGGGATATAAAAAGACCTTTGCTGCAGGGTTGCTCTTCACAACAACGCCTGCCACTTGAAAGGTCTTTGTTTGCAAATGATGaaggatttgaatttcaaaGAAATGGCTCCATGACTGACTGGAAGCAAGCAGGTGCTCATGACAAAGTTAATATTCTAGAAGTTGAGGGCAGCAACCATACTTTTGATTTCCTTTCGAGGAGCTTGTGGCAAGATGAGGCATCATGCTCTCAGGTCTTCACCAGAGAAATTACAAAATGTGAATTGCCTAGAGAATTTGATTTTTCGTCCAGAGCTTATGTAAAGTCAGATCCATCTTTTGGAGAACATTTCATTGAAGATGTTCTTGAATCTGATTCACTCACACAAATAGCAAACTTTGGCTCTGGTAAATGGACCTCAAATTCAGACTGGTGTTGCCCGACCTCAGATCCCTTATTTCAAGCTACACCATGGGATGTTGAGCattttaaggataaaaatgCCCCTGTAGTGAGTTTTCACTCAGGTGAAAGCACTGGTTATGGGCATTTTGTGGATAACAGAAAAAGGGGCTGCAAATCTAGTTATGATATCATGTCAAAGGTCTCCAGCCTGGAAAATGGCACCTCAAGTGGTACATATAGCAAATTAGAATTTAATGGTATTTCTGATTCTAGTAGAGATTTCTGCGAATTCCTTCAAAGAGACAATCAAGATTGTAGATTTCCAGATATATTACCAGATGAGACAGACTGGTTATATCTGAACTCGTGTGCTAAAGATAAAGATATTGATAAGTATAAAGGCCAAAGGGATTCAACGAGATATCAAGATTGTGAACAGGATCATGTTCCTAAAGAAAGATCAAGAAGCCATTCAGCTCCACCATTTTACAGAAGAAAAAGGAGGTTCTTTTCCTTAAATCATCCTGAAGGAAAACCTGATGCCAAAACCTTTGATAATGCCCTTACCTATCCAG AAGCAGACAAGTTGAAGCATGCAAAACAACCTTCTGGTATTTCTCATTTAATTTCTAAGCCGAATTCTGTGGAGCATTTGTTGTCAGAGGCTAG ACCAGATATGGAGAAGAAGATGGCAGGCATTTCAGACCTGAAGGAGATTGAAGGAGAAAAGTATGGACAGTCCCATTATCTTGACATTCAAGATACCATTCCAGTTAAAG TCTCCAACTCAAAGGAAACTCAAGATTCGATGGATTCATGGTCCAAATGGCAGAATTGCTCTTCCCAGATAACA AACAAAAATAGATCATGTGGTGTTCATGATGAAAGTAAAATTCTTGACATCTCTTCGGGATTCTTGCATCTTGCCAGTGATTCATTAATTCCTAAATCTATCAACAAGAACTGCCTGGGTAATGCCAAAGTTCTTCAGCAGGTGGATAAGAAATTCATTCCAGTTGTGGCTGGTGGAACACTTGCCGTTATTGACCAG CATGCTGCAGATGAAAGGATCCGACTGGAAGAACTGCGAAAGAAG GTGTTATCTGGAGAGGCAAAGACAAGAAGTTATCTTGATGTTGAACAAGAGTTG TCACTGCCAGAGAATGCCTATCAGTTACTGCAATATTATGCTGAAGAGATAAAAGATTGGGGTTGGATCTGCAACATTTATGGTCAAGATTCAAGGTCTTTCAAGAG GAATTTGAATATTCTCCACAGGCGGCCAACAGCTGTCACACTTATTGCG GTACCCAACATTTTAGGTGTCAATTTATCTGATGTAGATCTTTTGGAATTTCTTCAGCAG CTTGCTGATACAGATGGATCCTCAACAATACCTCCTTCAGTTCTTCGAATCCTTAATATGAAAGCATGCAGAG GTGCAATTATGTTTGGGGACTCATTGTTACTTTCAGAATGCTCCCTCATCGTTGAAGAGCTAAAGAAGACCTCACTTTGTtttcaa TGTGCTCATGGACGTCCCACAACTGTCCCTCTTGTCAACTTGGAGGCCTTGCGCAAGCAGGTAGCTAAGGTCGGATTTTTGGGTGATAGTTCAAGTGAGTTGTGGCATGGTTTACGTCGACAAAAACTCAGTATTGAACGTGCGGCACAGCGGTTAAGTTCTGCAAGAGGTTAG
- the LOC126690426 gene encoding DNA mismatch repair protein MLH3 isoform X1, with amino-acid sequence MRSINPLPEAVRSSVRSGIILFDITRVVEELVFNSLDAGATKVSVYVGVGTCYVKVVDDGSGITRDGLVLLGERYATSKFHQLADMDVASGCFGFRGEALASISDVSLLEIVTKAYGRPNGYRKVIKGCKCLYLEIDDDRKNVGTTVTVRDLFYNQPVRRKYMQSSPKKVLHSVKKCVLRIALVYLQVSFKVVDSESGDELLCTHPSSPLSLLTSGFGIESDSFHELNASDGTLKLSGFISGPCDGFGIKAFQYVSDINSRFVCKGPIHKLLNQLATRFECLDSWAVNDGSQNRKRSRSQAYPAYILNLICPRSLYDLIFEPSKTYVEFKDWGPILAFTEKAIQRFWKDNLAFGDSISHATDIIRKDKMWREVDDIISAEEDFLEVDFSETSEIAKKKCRIQNHKASIDIFSSPSEMLTKEVNLLSHTHNRIPSGNLQKISAEFKEQQVEMGFVCQKDYALQSWDGLEAKSIPTVSCRYDNHLLKSDNNSLSMEGHFLENRFNDNVEENSLSSACGVQSLKVVPDVDIESAGRALSCDFFSRDIKRPLLQGCSSQQRLPLERSLFANDEGFEFQRNGSMTDWKQAGAHDKVNILEVEGSNHTFDFLSRSLWQDEASCSQVFTREITKCELPREFDFSSRAYVKSDPSFGEHFIEDVLESDSLTQIANFGSGKWTSNSDWCCPTSDPLFQATPWDVEHFKDKNAPVVSFHSGESTGYGHFVDNRKRGCKSSYDIMSKVSSLENGTSSGTYSKLEFNGISDSSRDFCEFLQRDNQDCRFPDILPDETDWLYLNSCAKDKDIDKYKGQRDSTRYQDCEQDHVPKERSRSHSAPPFYRRKRRFFSLNHPEGKPDAKTFDNALTYPEADKLKHAKQPSGISHLISKPNSVEHLLSEARPDMEKKMAGISDLKEIEGEKYGQSHYLDIQDTIPVKVSNSKETQDSMDSWSKWQNCSSQITNKNRSCGVHDESKILDISSGFLHLASDSLIPKSINKNCLGNAKVLQQVDKKFIPVVAGGTLAVIDQHAADERIRLEELRKKVLSGEAKTRSYLDVEQELSLPENAYQLLQYYAEEIKDWGWICNIYGQDSRSFKRNLNILHRRPTAVTLIAVPNILGVNLSDVDLLEFLQQLADTDGSSTIPPSVLRILNMKACRGAIMFGDSLLLSECSLIVEELKKTSLCFQCAHGRPTTVPLVNLEALRKQVAKVGFLGDSSSELWHGLRRQKLSIERAAQRLSSARG; translated from the exons ATGAGGAGCATCAATCCCTTGCCAGAGGCAGTTCGGAGTTCAGTGCGTTCCGGCATCATCCTCTTCGACATCACTAGGGTTGTGGAAGAGCTCGTTTTTAACAGCCTCGATGCCGGTGCCACAAAG GTATCAGTTTATGTAGGGGTTGGCACGTGTTATGTGAAAGTGGTGGATGATG GATCCGGTATTACTCGGGATGGATTGGTTTTGTTGGGAGAAAGATATG CAACATCAAAGTTTCACCAGTTGGCTGATATGGATGTTGCAAGTGGGTGCTTTGGCTTTCGTGGAGAAGCATTGGCTTCCATTTCTGATGTCTCATTGTTGGAAATTGTAACAAAAGCATATGGGAGGCCAAATGGATATCGTAAAGTCATTAAG GGATGCAAGTGTTTATATCTTGAAATTGATGATGACAGGAAGAATGTAGGCACCACAG TTACTGTTCGTGATTTATTTTACAACCAGCCAGTTCGGAGGAAATATATGCAATCCAG CCCCAAGAAGGTGTTGCACTCAGTCAAGAAATGTGTACTTAGGATTGCCCTTGTCTACTTGCAAGTTTCCTTCAAAGTTGTTGATAGTGAAAG TGGGGACGAACTTCTTTGCACTCATCCTTCTTCTCCTTTGTCACTATTGACAAGTGGGTTTGGGATTGAGTCTGACTCTTTTCATGAATTGAATGCTAGTGATGGTACACTGAAGCTTTCTGGCTTCATATCCGGTCCATGTGATGGTTTCGGAATCAAG GCCTTTCAATATGTCT CAGATATTAACTCGCGGTTCGTTTGCAAAGGTCCAATTCACAAACTGCTGAATCAACTGGCCACTAGGTTTGAGTGTTTGGATTCATGGGCAGTCAATGATGGGTCCCAAAACAGGAAGAGAAGTAGGTCTCAAGCATACCCAGCTTATATTTTGAATCTAATTTGCCCTCGATCTCTCTATGATTTAATCTTTGAACCATCAAAGACATATGTTGAGTTCAAG GATTGGGGTCCTATACTTGCCTTCACTGAGAAGGCCATTCAACGATTTTGGAAGGACAATCTAGCTTTTG GGGACTCCATTAGTCATGCAACTGATATAATAAGAAAGGACAAAATGTGGAGGGAAGTTGATGATATCATATCAGCAGAAGAAG attttcttgaagtagaTTTTTCAGAAACCTCTGAAATTGCAAAAAAGAAGTGCAGGATCCAAAATCATAAAGCTTCTATTGACATTTTCTCTTCACCTTCAGAGATGCTAACGAAAGAGGTCAACCTTTTGTCTCACACACACAATAGAATTCCTTCTGGGAACTTGCAGAAAATTTCTGCTGAATTTAAAGAGCAACAAGTTGAGATGGGATTTGTTTGTCAAAAGGATTATGCTTTACAGTCATGGGATGGTCTTGAGGCCAAATCTATACCCACAGTGTCATGTAGGTATGACAACCATCTGTTGAAATCTGATAACAATTCTTTATCCATGGAAGGTCATTTCTTGGAAAATAGATTCAATGATAATGTGGAGGAAAATAGTTTAAGTTCAGCATGTGGAGTTCAGTCCCTTAAAGTTGTTCCAGATGTTGACATTGAATCAGCAGGGCGTGCATTATCTTGTGACTTTTTTAGCAGGGATATAAAAAGACCTTTGCTGCAGGGTTGCTCTTCACAACAACGCCTGCCACTTGAAAGGTCTTTGTTTGCAAATGATGaaggatttgaatttcaaaGAAATGGCTCCATGACTGACTGGAAGCAAGCAGGTGCTCATGACAAAGTTAATATTCTAGAAGTTGAGGGCAGCAACCATACTTTTGATTTCCTTTCGAGGAGCTTGTGGCAAGATGAGGCATCATGCTCTCAGGTCTTCACCAGAGAAATTACAAAATGTGAATTGCCTAGAGAATTTGATTTTTCGTCCAGAGCTTATGTAAAGTCAGATCCATCTTTTGGAGAACATTTCATTGAAGATGTTCTTGAATCTGATTCACTCACACAAATAGCAAACTTTGGCTCTGGTAAATGGACCTCAAATTCAGACTGGTGTTGCCCGACCTCAGATCCCTTATTTCAAGCTACACCATGGGATGTTGAGCattttaaggataaaaatgCCCCTGTAGTGAGTTTTCACTCAGGTGAAAGCACTGGTTATGGGCATTTTGTGGATAACAGAAAAAGGGGCTGCAAATCTAGTTATGATATCATGTCAAAGGTCTCCAGCCTGGAAAATGGCACCTCAAGTGGTACATATAGCAAATTAGAATTTAATGGTATTTCTGATTCTAGTAGAGATTTCTGCGAATTCCTTCAAAGAGACAATCAAGATTGTAGATTTCCAGATATATTACCAGATGAGACAGACTGGTTATATCTGAACTCGTGTGCTAAAGATAAAGATATTGATAAGTATAAAGGCCAAAGGGATTCAACGAGATATCAAGATTGTGAACAGGATCATGTTCCTAAAGAAAGATCAAGAAGCCATTCAGCTCCACCATTTTACAGAAGAAAAAGGAGGTTCTTTTCCTTAAATCATCCTGAAGGAAAACCTGATGCCAAAACCTTTGATAATGCCCTTACCTATCCAG AAGCAGACAAGTTGAAGCATGCAAAACAACCTTCTGGTATTTCTCATTTAATTTCTAAGCCGAATTCTGTGGAGCATTTGTTGTCAGAGGCTAG ACCAGATATGGAGAAGAAGATGGCAGGCATTTCAGACCTGAAGGAGATTGAAGGAGAAAAGTATGGACAGTCCCATTATCTTGACATTCAAGATACCATTCCAGTTAAAG TCTCCAACTCAAAGGAAACTCAAGATTCGATGGATTCATGGTCCAAATGGCAGAATTGCTCTTCCCAGATAACA AACAAAAATAGATCATGTGGTGTTCATGATGAAAGTAAAATTCTTGACATCTCTTCGGGATTCTTGCATCTTGCCAGTGATTCATTAATTCCTAAATCTATCAACAAGAACTGCCTGGGTAATGCCAAAGTTCTTCAGCAGGTGGATAAGAAATTCATTCCAGTTGTGGCTGGTGGAACACTTGCCGTTATTGACCAG CATGCTGCAGATGAAAGGATCCGACTGGAAGAACTGCGAAAGAAG GTGTTATCTGGAGAGGCAAAGACAAGAAGTTATCTTGATGTTGAACAAGAGTTG TCACTGCCAGAGAATGCCTATCAGTTACTGCAATATTATGCTGAAGAGATAAAAGATTGGGGTTGGATCTGCAACATTTATGGTCAAGATTCAAGGTCTTTCAAGAG GAATTTGAATATTCTCCACAGGCGGCCAACAGCTGTCACACTTATTGCG GTACCCAACATTTTAGGTGTCAATTTATCTGATGTAGATCTTTTGGAATTTCTTCAGCAG CTTGCTGATACAGATGGATCCTCAACAATACCTCCTTCAGTTCTTCGAATCCTTAATATGAAAGCATGCAGAG GTGCAATTATGTTTGGGGACTCATTGTTACTTTCAGAATGCTCCCTCATCGTTGAAGAGCTAAAGAAGACCTCACTTTGTtttcaa TGTGCTCATGGACGTCCCACAACTGTCCCTCTTGTCAACTTGGAGGCCTTGCGCAAGCAGGTAGCTAAGGTCGGATTTTTGGGTGATAGTTCAAGTGAGTTGTGGCATGGTTTACGTCGACAAAAACTCAGTATTGAACGTGCGGCACAGCGGTTAAGTTCTGCAAGAGGTTAG